Proteins from a genomic interval of Corvus moneduloides isolate bCorMon1 chromosome 6, bCorMon1.pri, whole genome shotgun sequence:
- the PLCB2 gene encoding 1-phosphatidylinositol 4,5-bisphosphate phosphodiesterase beta-2 isoform X4 yields MSVLNPVLQPTEVKEYLCKGDRFIKWDDETSSASPVILRVDPKGFYVYWTYQSMEREILDITSIRDTRAGRFAKMPKSLKLREVFNLDYPYSTFLLKTLTIVSGPDMVDLTFHNFVSYKENICKDWAEDIMAIARNPLTYNAPRYTFLEKILVKLKLQLNEEGKIPVRNIFQMFPADKKRVEEALSACHLPNSKNDAINPEDFPEPVYKTFLMNLCPRPEIDEIFTSHHLKAKPYMTKEHLAKFINKKQRDTRLNDILFPPAKPEQVQSLIEKYEPSGFNIQRGQLSPEGMVWFLCGPENNLIVLDKLMLYQDMTQPLSHYYINSSHNTYLTAGQFSGTSSPEMYRQTLLSGCRCVELDCWKGRPPDEEPIITHGFTMTTEILFKDAIEAIAESAFKTSPYPVILSFENHVDSPKQQAKMAEYCRTIFGDMLLTEPLEKYPLKPGVPLPSPKDLLRKILIKNKKNQSMSGKRQTSLKKGRNVEPETIEQPTSVDAEDTGSCLCPADPYH; encoded by the exons ATGTCCGTGCTGAACCCTGTTCTGCAGCCCACGGAGGTGAAGGAGTACCTGTGCAAGGGTGACCGCTTCATCAAATGGGATGAT GAAACATCGAGTGCTTCTCCTGTGATTCTCCGAGTGGATCCCAAGGGCTTTTATGTGTACTGGACCTATCAGAGCATG GAAAGGGAAATTCTGGATATCACCAGCATCCGAGACACCCGAGCAGGGCGATTTGCCAAAATGCCCAAG tCCCTGAAGCTCCGAGAGGTTTTTAACTTGGATTACCCTTACAGCACCTTCCTGCTGAAGACCCTGACGATTGTATCTGGCCCTGACATGGTTGACCTCACTTTCCATAACTTTGTGTCCTACAAGGAGAATATTTGCAAG GACTGGGCTGAGGATATTATGGCCATTGCCCGGAATCCCCTCACGTACAATGCTCCCCGTTACACCTTCCTAGAGAAAAT tctGGTGAAGCTGAAGTTGCAACTGAATGAAGAGGGAAAGATTCCTGTCCGGAA TATTTTTCAGATGTTCCCTGCAGACAAAAAGAGGGTGGAAGAAGCATTAAGTGCTTGTCATCTGCCAAATAGCAAG AATGATGCTATCAACCCTGAGGACTTCCCAGAGCCTGTGTACAAGACGTTCCTCATGAATCTGTGTCCGCGGCCTGAGATTGATGAGATATTTACCTCACA CCATCTAAAAGCAAAGCCCTACATGACCAAAGAGCACCTGGCAAAGTTCATCAACAAGAAGCAGCGTGACACTCGCCTCAATGACATCCTCTTCCCACCAGCCAAACCTGAGCAGGTGCAGAGCCTGATAGAGAAGTATGAGCCTAGCGGGTTTAACATCCAGAGAG ggcagctgTCTCCAGAGGGGATGGTCTGGTTCCTCTGTGGCCCCGAGAACAACCTGATAGTGCTGGACAAGCTGATGCTGTACCAAGACATGACCCAGCCCCTCTCGCACTACTACATCAATTCCTCACACAACACCTATCTGACAG ctgggcagtTTTCTGGGACATCCTCTCCCGAAATGTACCGCCAGACACTCCTGTCCGGCTGCCGCTGCGTGGAGCTGGACTGCTGGAAGGGCCGGCCCCCGGACGAGGAGCCCATCATCACCCACGGCTTCACCATGACAACTGAGATCCTCTTCAAG GATGCCATCGAGGCCATTGCAGaaagtgcttttaaaacatCTCCATACCCTGTGATCCTGTCCTTCGAGAACCACGTGGACTC GCCCAAGCAGCAGGCAAAGATGGCCGAGTACTGCCGAACCATTTTTGGAGACATGCTGCTGACAGAGCCGCTGGAGAAGTACCCG CTGAAGCCAGGAGTTCCTCTGCCAAGTCCTAAGGATCTCTTAAGGAAAATcttgattaaaaacaaaaagaatcaATCTATGTCTGGGAAGAGGCAGACCTCTTTGAAGAAAGGGAGGAATGTGGAACCAGAAACCATTGAGCAGCCAACCTCTGTGGATGCTGAAGATACTG GGTCCTGTCTGTGTCCTGCTGATCCATACCACTGA